In Nyctibius grandis isolate bNycGra1 chromosome 17, bNycGra1.pri, whole genome shotgun sequence, the genomic stretch TAATATTGCTTAAGAAAATTAAGTTACTTTTGCAAAGCAGATAATCATAAGAGTACAAAAACCGTATCTAGCTTAACACCATACACTCACTCCAATAAAGAACACTTAGAatgaacataaaatgaaaaaaaaaaaaaagaaatagtatgAAAGTAGAAAACTATGTTTCACATTTTCATATCTCCTGCTGGAAGtcagaaaatgtaataaaaattgcacaaaaaattaaaaaaaaaattaagtaaaacttaaaaaaaaagatgcaaactGATCTTGTAGGGGTGTCATGGTATATTGCTATTTCCACATAGTGAGGAGCCaaagaaattagatttttttaaattgaactACTAATTTAAAACTGTCACAAATTCTCGACAATGGGAACCAGGTTCTGATCTTTATTACACAGGAATGTAAGGGAAGAAACTCCTGAAGTCCGTGTCATTACTGTAGgttgtgtacatgtgtgtgagATCAGAAGCTGCTCCTGTGGGTTTGCTTTGCTCGTGGCAGTTCAAAATTTCTGAATGGACTGGTGTAAATTTGAGATTGTTAGTTTTGGAATAGTTGTTCTTGCTTGATCCCGGCCACCAACTGCAACGTTTAAACGCAAGGCTTGTTGTGAAGCCTAAAAATATTCACACATAAGAAGCTTTTAAACTGGtgtctttaaaagaagaagagTAAAAACAAAGATTGTGGCAAAAAAAACTGGGGTCAGTGCTCTTGGTGCCTTTTCTATAATTGTACctgtttttaattacttcttttcACTGCCAGCATTGAATTACAGTAGATGTATAGCTCATTATCAAAATTCTCTTGTACATTTCTGAACTGCTGCTTTATGACCtgattcaattttaaaaaagggaaaaaagaaaaaacgcACGGCCTGGCGCTCACACTGTGCCTGTGGGCAGCCTCATAGCCTCAATTTGCTGTATGGAATTGGGACCTTAACCATTAAATTTTCCTCTCACGCAAAAACGGAACAGGAGACGCTGAAGAATCTCCTTTGGAATTAATTGGAAATGCTCTGTATTAATACTGGAAGAACTCTGACGTTTTGAAACAGAAACGTTGCTCCTATTAACCAATACGTGACAATATAGAATCGACCTTTTCCTAACAAGAGTAGTGACCTCAGTGGAAATGTTTTAACTCCCTGTCTTTACAGAAAATGATTCAGTAATATACAGAGCTATTTCAAATTACTCTTCCAGATCCATGGGCCTGGTGGTGTATCTACTAATCTAGATCCTGCTTCAGCCAAACGTTTAAGCATGTACTTGCTGTTAAACATGCAAGCAATTCCACGGGCGCAACAGAACTACTTGCATGCTTGAAGCTAAGTACAACTTCCAAGTGCTTTGTTGTGTCGGGCCATAACCCTTCGGTGTATCACTGGGGAGTCAGACTCCCCCTGCAGTGAAGTGATTCTGCTCACCCTTCTCTTGGTTGTGGAACTTACATTTTCACGGATGATAAGTAAGTGCAGCTTTCCGGGAAAACTCGAATTCCCAAGTGCCAGGAGCCAGATCTTCTGTCTTCTGATCATGGAATTGCTCCTTTGTGAAACACATTCAACAGCAGTAATACTGtgtgaaagaaatacagaatataaCATGAACCCCCTCTCTGGTTGCACGCTTATGGCAGTTCCACACGATAGCTGGTGCCCAATGGGGGGTCCCCAAGACTTGCATGTAAAACTAGTATAGATGTCTTCTCTtttgtaagttttatttttgtaaccgTGCATGTAAAGCATCACTGAATCAATGGATCTGTTGAAGAACTCAGCTGCTGGAACcatgcaaaatgttttgaattgcCCTTAAAATAcggaaaatgttttctgaatgctttatattctttctgctgtaaattaaaaacaaagaaaatttccCCATACAAAGTGTGCGCCTTTCTTTAAACACCTCTCTTCCATCCTAATTTAAAAGAGTGATGTAGTCCTTTAGTCACTGTAAgtaaccacaaaaaaaaacgtGTTTCTTCTACTACATGACCTGCTTGTAAGTAGCATCTGGTTTCTTATGGGTTATAATCTGAACGGTCCACAGCATACCTGAAGCGGGCGTGCAGCCCTTCGAGCATGGTGGGATTCACTAAAGGCAACAACACAGTCCCTGGATCTGCAggcccttctgctgctgcattcCAGTGTGTAACCTTTGTCTAGTGTGTAAAGCAGCACGTTTGAGAGGAACTTTTTATTTCTCGGGCAGCAAACTCTGCTGAAGAGTGCCGCTGCCCAGTGGTGCTCTGCAGCTCCcttgcacagctctgccagcccagtCCCTCTCCAGTCCAGAGGCCAGCCCAGAGCTCCATGACACTGCTCTGTGCTACTGGCTCGGACCCGGGGCCCTGCCGGCGGCTCCCAAGCTAGACAAAGCCTGTACACGCCAGCAACCCTCTCTGTTTCTTCCCCCGAGGCCCTCACCCCGAGCAGAAACTTCTCCTTTTGAGTGTTGTCCACACTCttaacagcagaaaggaaaactggtttAAAACCACAGACGCTGGGTACCCATCTACCCATGATATCCAAGCTTAAAGTACGGGTTTTGCCAAGATGACTGCAACTACACAAAAGCGTTAAAAATCCGTTAGTCCTTAAAATACAAGTTCTGCCCAGTTGCAGCTAGCAGCCTGGTTTGGTGGAAATGAGTTTTCAAGGCAATAATGCTGTAGTTTATCAAATTTGGAAACATTCTGTGAAATTGCCTAAGGTGACATAATACTACGTATTTGTAAATACTTACCGGTCCTTAGATGGCCTCAATTCTGATAAGTTTTTCCAATACAACTTAAAAGCAGTTCTATATAATCGTATATACATGGCAGATACGTACTCATCTATTGACAACTAGCTTTTCTgagatttaattattttcagttcctCTTCAGTAGATAGTCACTTTCAGGACAAGAGTGTCTGGCCTTTTCTTGAGAAACCGTGCTGCACACCTGGCAGTAGAATGCTAAATCCTTCATTGTGCACAAAGCAGAGGCAAATCTTAGTAGAATTCAAGAGGCATGCAGATGCAGAAACCTAAGAGGTCACACTTAACACAGTAATACTAATAACTGAGACTTGATGGCTATTGTGCTGAACAGATAACGTAAGTTACATGAACCAACTCTCAATAATGCAAATTTTGTACCTGACTACAAGGCTAGCCTAGCGgggaaaaacagctttaataaattaATCTGGTCTGTGAAAGACTATGTTAGTACTATTATGAGTAAGTTCTTCCAAAACCCAGGACCACAACAGAAGATGAGATTCCATTAAGAGAGTTTCTTCTAGACGACAAAGAAATAAGTTTAATTATGTTTCTCTTCAAGAATAAATTAGCATTTGACTCCCCAGTTGCTCACAGATACTTCCATGATTTCCCATTTTTTTACATGCCTGTTAATTCCTAGGTTCTCCTTTAGCATcgtggtgggttgaccctggccaTAAAGTAAGCACCAGCCAGCTTCTTGCTCACTTCGCCACCCCCTGCTTCTCCCTAGCAGCATGGgggaagagaattggaagagcatatgtgagaaaaaaaaaaaaaaaaatgcctggggtgagataaagacagtttaataagtgaaagaaaaaaaaggaacaaaaataagaacaagTGATGCGAAGGCAGTTACTCGCTACTCCCACCAGCTGCCTGATACCTTGGAAGGACCACCCCACCCAGCTTTACTGCTGAGGATTTTGTTATCTGGGGTGGGATAGCCCTTCAGTCTGTTTGGcacagctgtcccagctgtgtcccagTCTCTCACCCAGCCCTAGCCTACTCGCTGCGGGGGCAGTGTGCGAAACCgagaaggccttgatgctgtgcaagcactgtccAGCAACAGCCAAAACATCAGCATGTTATCAACagtgttttggtcacaaatcgAAAAGGCAGCACCGTACAGGCTGCAACGAAGAGCAtgaactccatcccagccaggccCAGTATAGGCAGGTCTCTGAGAAACAAGCCCAGGTGTACTTCTGGGTTCGGTCACGCCAAGAGCCCTTCACAACCAGCAAGAGGGATAGGAACAAACCTACCTACCTTGGCAGGCCTTCAGCCTCTTCCACTTGCCCTGAAGGGATGCAACGCACTTATtgatatgatttaaaaaaaaaaaaagggggaggggggcatGCACACTTTTCACACTGTGTAAGCACGATGAGATCTTAAAAATCACCACGGGACCCAGCAGTTTGGGCCGAGTGTTTGCTAGTAAGGCAATGTAACTGCACCACTTCTGAGGTGCTACTACAGAGACCTGGggtctctctctcacacacacacacacgcaccaCTACACACTCTCTCGGCCTGTCCCCCGACACAGGCCGGTGTAAGGGACACTGCAGCACACCAGGACTCGCCAGGTCCCGGCACCCCCCTCGCCTTCGACACCCCCCCACCAGAAGAGCCGACACAGCACCACCACCGATTCACTACAGCGGGGGTAGCGGGGGGGCGAGATCCTCTCCTCAAGTGtcccccggcccgcccgcgcCTCAGGCCCGGCCCGCCGGGTCCTGCCACAGCCGGGTCCGAGCCCACGTTCCCGCCCGCAGCCCTCCCCGGgcgccagctccctcaggtACTGCCGTGCGTTAACGCCCGCCTGCCCGGGGCCGGCTCCCCTCAGGGCGCCGTGGGGCTGCAACGGCAGCGGGGGGCAAGGGGGGCGGCGGACACACCTCGCGCCCCCCGCGGCGCGTGACGCGGCGACGATAGCGGCCCCGGCCGCtgccccgccccgaggggcgcGGCCCCCGATCCCTTTGTGCGGGGCCGTGGTTTCGCTATGCACCGCCCTGGTGGGGGCGCGGTCCCCAGGCCCCGCCCAGGCCTCTCCTCACATCCGGGGCGCCGCCGGGGCTGCGCGCACTTCCCGCTGGGGCCCGCCCGGACGCCGTCGCTGTGCCGCGGTCCGACACCCACCGGCAGGATGTGAGTGCGGGCCGCGGTGCGCCTCGGGGGGACACCCGCGGTCGGGGGGCCCGGCCGAGTCGGCCGCGCCCaagcgggcggcggcggcgggagcagGGGCAGGCCTACGCCCACTGCGCAGCGCGGGCCGCCCGGTTCGGTGCCCCTGGGACGGCGCCGCCCGCGGGCGGGGGCTTCCGGGAGCGGCTGTGCTGGAGGCGCGGCCGGTGGCGGGAGGCCGAGCCCAGCCGTCGCTTGGGCCGCGCGCCCCGAGCCGCTGCTCGGGCCGGGTACCGGGCGTCTCGCCGCGCTGGCGGGCTGTGCTGGCCGGGCGGAGTCCTGCCGGCCCTAGGCGTCCCTCTGACCGCGCAGGCAGCGGGGAGCTTTCTGACGGAGAGCTCTCTGGGGACTGGTTTGTTGTCGTGTTTGGAGCCTCTGCTCTCAGGAGGAGGTTTAATTTCCGAGACTCTTGGGTCTGGGACCAGCAGTCAGTATGAAATGGTGACTTAAGTGCCAAAACAGGGGAGCGGTTGCATTGTGTTATACATGGTCTGCTCTTGAGCCTTGTCACAGGCTTCCTGGTTTGCTCGTTGTGCATGTGTGCGTTTGTTCTCGcttaatgtaaattaaaagtCAATGTGTAAATGGGTAAATACAGCCAATACTCAGATTCAGCTCTTTTGAGTATCAGGATGCGCTAAACAGTACATGCTTCTgatacagaagaaatgaaaacatggaaaagCAAACTGAGTATAGATCGTTCTAGAGGTATGCAACAAAAACTTGCTAGTTTTAAAGTTTAAAGTAGCGAAAAGGGTATGAAAAGTATGTACAGAGGCTCTTGCATCCATTACAAAGATGCAAGGTGTTGCAGCTGGTGAAAAGAACTTGACTGCCTGAGGTTATGAATTCAAAGCTGACCAGAGGTGAATTGTTGTATATGCTgaatgctttttccttcttgtgcGTTCTCTTCCTCCATGTCaactttttcaaaagaataGAGACAGAGGCAACCACTGGAAGAGCACGTAGTTAGAATAACCATTaagtttctgtatttaattttttgcaAACTAGTGTAGCTTGAAGCTTAGTGTTTGTGTTAGTACTGGAAAACTCTTGAATGTTTGAGCCTTATGAACCATTGTAGGAGTAGTCATGCCTTATTGTAAACTATAGTATTAGCAAGCTACTGCTGTCTTCTAGCACATCAAGCAACTTGTTGGCAAGATGTTGGGACACTGCATGACTTACACCTATTATCAGCTGTTAAAACATCACTTCTCCAGTAGGAAACTGCCCCATATTTATTCAAGGATACAAGTTCCCTGTTTACAGGAATGTCAGATAACTTGTGTACTCTAAGCATAGCCACTTAAAACCAGAAACACAACCTATCAAAGGCTAAACAGAATAATGATGACTTTCTTTACTGCAGGTCAGCCAGTATCCCTGGAAGCTCAAATGCGGCTGCTGGCAGTAATCGTCGTCTTCAGCAGACTCAACACCAAGTAGATGAGGTAAAAGTCTAGTCTGATAGCAGTGTAATCATTTTCCTTCAGGAAACTTGTATAACTAGAAGGGATATTTTGGCCAAAGGAGTTTCCCCTTCATTATATGAAGGGGAAGCCTAGTATCGTTCAGTTTGCTTTATTATACTTGTGTCACCTTAACTCTTgcaaaggtttaaaaaaaaaaatccattcagcTAGAGTGGGGAAATAGAAGTTACCAGTGTCTGCACATTAGGTGCAAACTGAGTGCTTGAGGATTTGGtgtaaataaagataaaaaccTTTGTTCTTACAGTgaacaagcttttttttctcattggtAGCAATGAAGGCTGACTGCCAAATATGACATGTCCAGATTTCTGGGGAGTCCAAAAGCCAAGCTGGCTACCAACAGTATTTTTTTGACATGTGGTTGACTAGCATGTTTATATGCCTCAAGTCCTTCTGAAGCAAGTCAGGAATTATTTCCCAGGTTTAAGGGAATGCCAGCACAACTGGCACTACTGACACTTTAGGTATTAAGGGTTTCCAGCTGCAGGTAGATTTTGCAGTTTTGTCTAAGCTTATGACTGGATACACTAAAAAGCAATAGCTCCTACTTCTGAGAAGGGAACATTAAGAGTACTATGTGTTGCTATCTGTTGCCTGTGGTTAAGTTCCACAGTGGGTGATACAACTGATAACTTACTGTAAGCATTAAACTGATGTAGGTTGTTGACATCATGAGAGTGAATGTGGACAAGGTATTGGAGCGAGATCAGAAGCTGTCGGAGTTGGATGACCGTGCTGATGCACTGCAAGCAGGAGCTTCCCAATTTGAGACCAGTGCAGCCAAGCTGAAAAGAAAGTATTGGTGGAAGAACTGTAAGGTAACCATGGCTTGTATACTTACACTATGCAGTATTGCAGTTAACACTGTTATGATTGGCATCTCAAAAGGCAGAAGTAAAAGCAACTTTAGACAATGCTGTTTAAGTTCTagcatctatttttaaaatatggcatAGTGGTTAGGTGAAATAACCAAAAGCTGGATTAGCAGCCATGCTGCTTTATGCAAGACCTTGTCTAAGATGGTAATAGCCAGAGGGAAACACCTCAGTAATCTGAGGCTTTggggaacaggaagaaaaaggccaAAAATGCATCGGTTGAGTTAATGTGCAGGAAGTATTAGAAAGCAGAAGGAGCTCACTCGGACTCCTGGACTTGTAGCTGTTGGCAAAGGTTGGAATCTTCTTTGGTGAGCAACAGAGATGGCGAAAGAAGTGGTATAGGGTAAGAGTAGAAATGATGTTTAATAGTTCTTTACTCCTGCTTGCATAGTCACCTGAGACAGGCTTTGTGTGGAGGCACAATGGAAAATAACCTGTTGGCCTGCTTTGCCTGTGTGCACAGCCTACCATCTCTGAGTGGTAATGGTGAATCAAGCTTGCTTACTGAAGAAGTTTTACTTGCTGTGTTGGGTCTAGCACATGGTGCAAAAGTACCTTGCAGGGCCTGCTTTCCTGTACCCTAAAGGCCAGTTAATGCTGCTGCATGGTTTGTAGTAAGTGTTGTATGGCTCTTTTCACAGATGTGGGCAATATTGATAGCTGTTGTTctcattatcatcatcatcattattggTAAGTTTCACCAAAATGGTGATTTCTCATAGTGTTGGAATAGATGGTGTTAATTCACTGACTGGTACAGTTTAAATAAAGCCAGGATATGCAAATGAAAGTATATAAAACTTTAATTAGAAATAGCAGTGACTACTTTAACAACTGTTGCCTGCAATGAGTGGTAAACTGTGACTGCTGTGGGAGCTCTAATAGCTGAATCTGAAACACCTATGCAGAgtgaaacagctgaaaatggCAAGGACTTAAACCGAGGTTGTTCCTGGTTTCCACAGCTGCGTGTTGCAGAAGTATAAGGAGAAATACGATGTGCCTCTTGTCTGAGAACTGTTTTTCATCTGCCCCAGCTTCTTGCTAGATGAATCCTTTTCAGTGTGGCAGTCCCAAGGGCACTGCCATAGTAGGAAGGCTTTTTTCAAGCAGAGACTTTGCTGCTGCGTCAGATGATACTAATGCTGGGTCAGGATAGCAAGCCAGGACATATAGTTCAGTCTTGGGTTTGAATTCTCGTGTAATCCCCACATGTTTCATGGGAGGACAAAGTTTAAGTCTGTGCTGTAATACAGTGACAAACACTGTAGTAACCATTGGCAACATAGTCCTGTGTGAGAAATACCAGTGTGCAAGCACGAAGGAAAACTGAACCCAGGAAAACCAACACGGGAAACTCTTAAATCCCTCTTTATCTCTAGTATCTTAAATTCTTAACATGCAGCATTGTTATGGTGAGGGGCCACAGGAGAATGTCCTTTGtacaacttttttcttctttttgtagtCTGGAGTGTGTCTTCATGAGTTACAGGAAGAAACTCAGATCAACTGAAGGTGCCAATCTTCAGCCTCTCCACTTCAATCCTGCTGCATTTTCAGCCCATTTACTGCTGTTTaaagcaaaactattttaattactgaaatGTTAACTAACTTTTGCCTTAAGACACTCCTGTCATAAATTACTAACAAGCACAGCCCAACACTTGCACAGTGCCTTGATAAACTGGGGCACAGCGCCGGTGAGGAGGATTTGGCTCTAGATTTCCGCTGTCGATGCTCTAACAGGTCACAGGCTCTGTAGATGGTTTTGGGGTTTATCCTCCATCCTCCTCACCCGCCTGCCCCTCCTGGGCGCCATGGCGGGGCGGTCAGCGCCCTGAGCCGTGCCTTGCGGGGAgcgcctcgccccgccccggGCTCGCCCCGCCCGGCCCTCAGGGGGCGGCGGGTTCCAGCAGCGGCAGAGCCCGCCGCCCCCCTCAGCGCCGGGGCCTTCGCCAACGCGGGCCGCGCCCTTCCCGCCGCGGGGGGCGCGGTCGCTGCCGGCCGCTCCGCCCGGGGGCGGTGCCGCACGTGGCGGCGGGGCAGGCGCGCGCACGGGGCCCGCGTGCGGCGGCGCGTGAGGGGCGGGGCGAGCGCCGTGCCCTCCAATATAGCGGCTCTGACCCGGCTCCGCCTCCTCCTCTCTGtctggggcggggaggggcgcGGCGCACGTGGCCGAGGTGTGTGGGAGCGGGGCAGCCGCGTGCGGTCGCCGTTACGTaacggcgcggggcgggggcgcggcgCCTCACGACGGCCCCTCACGGCGGCCTGCGGCGGGCTGCTGGGCAGCCGGCGCTCTCCGGTGGGGCCGGCgcagcaccccctgccccagcccggAGCAGGTAGGGCCCGGGGCCGAGGGCAGAGGCGCGGCCTCTGCGGCACTGCGGGGGGCGGCCGAGGGCTCGGAGGGGCGGGGAGGCGAAGTGGCGGGAGCAGCTGGGGTCTTCTGGCTGAAGTCCGTGCTGGCGGCCGCCTCTGCGGGCCGCGGGCGCTGGCGGGCCGTGACGGGGGGAGCGGGCGCTGGCAAGGGGCGCGGGAGAGCGGGACCCAGCCCCGGCGGCCGGTGGGCTCAGCGGCGCGGGGCGCGCTCGCTCCTCCCGCCTTCCCTTGAGGCGGTGTTTGTTTCCCCGCAGACGCCTCGCGAGGCCCGTCGGCTGCGCCGGAGGTCGCGGGTCCGGCCGTGCCGAggagccgggcggcggcggtccatgcccctgccctgcagcgctcTGCGGATCGGAGATGGACGTGGGCAAACTCCGGGGCGGCAGCTCGGAACGCGGCGAGAGCTGGTCGCCGGGTGCCGCTGCGGGGGCTGAGGACGAGCGAGAGGCGGCGTTCAGCCCTGCTGGCtcgggcaggcaggagggggagcACCGGCGGGACGCAGGCTCGCCTTGCACGATGTGTGCGGGAACCAGCTCTAGCGGGAAACGGTTTAATGGGCCGAACTCCAGCAGAACTGATTTCTGCAGCCGTGAGCCAAATGGCTGTTCAGCTGGAAGTTTCGTGGGGCAGAGCAAAGTTAACAGGTAACTCTTGACAGCGTGTAAGAACCGATTGTACTGTTGCTTGTGCTTAACTTAAGCAGAGAGCTGAAGTCAGAATCAAGGACCTGGCGTAGCTGTGATCCAGAGTTCTTCTCGGGTCTCACTTAATTCAGTACACCAAGGAGGCTCGCCTGAATCACAAACCGTGATGTTTATAATGGTCTCGCAGGTAGATTAGATTGCTGCTGCATGTTTCTTCATAAGCTGTTTGCCTAATTCTTAGATTGGCTGATCCGGATACGTCACTGACCCTTTTGTGGCTTCTATATATACTTAATCTAAAGACTGCATTTAGTAGTAGTAAAGCACAAATtacttaaataatatttttcccgAAAGTTCAGAAATCCAATGAGGTGCTAATTTTTTTCGAGAGGTATAATTTATGCAATGTTGAACTGGCATGTAAAGTTAACGTGTAGTCCTTGAACTTATTTAGTGATTTGTATAGTAAGAGTATGATACTAATAAAAATGCCAAATGgacaaaagttatttaaaataactgtgCTCGTATCTCATCTATAGGATTAGAATCAGTCTGCGTTTTCAGGATATTGActgcttatttttcagtcaGTGAAATAAGCAGTGTTAATAACCTTGCAGTTGTTGAGGCCAATGACTCTGTTAAAAGTATAATGAAGACTCCGGAATCACGTGAGGAATGAAATCTTTGCATCAGGTGTATTTTGAGGACCTTGTGTTTCGCTGAAGTGCTTATAATCCAATCTAGACTTCAAGGCTAGAAAAACTTACATACATAAAGAATCAGCGtctattcattattttaataccAGGGAGATTTAGAAAGTCTGGAGTAGACATCAGCTTATTTTTATCTTGGCGAGCAGATTGGTTATGATGTGACTTTGCCACATGTTGGAAAGGAGGAAGTTAGAGGAGAAAAGATTAAGTAGCAAAGAAGTGAGAAAGATACAAAGGAAATATAGCGAATGACCATTAGGGCATTTTCGGATATTCTGTGGCTCTGTGGCCAAGCccataaaatgttaatttagtaaataattttaattagttGACGGAAAAGAAGCTCCTATACCAGAACTTTCTGGTAAAGTTTAACCTGTGTTTTACAGTGAGCAGCTGAATTGGAGCCAGTCTCACAGAGATATGATGATGATGATCCAAGAAATGAAGAGGTGTTTGCCTGAAGAGAAAAGGAGTTCCAGCAAGCCCAGTACCATCAGTGCTCTCAACTATGCCTTGCAATGTGTCCAACAAGTCCAAGGTATGTGTGGAAAAAATCTGGAAGCATAGAAGCTATACGGCACCTTGGTTTGAATAGACGTGTCTGGCAACAAATAATATTAGAACAAACGAAAACATTCCAGTTTTCCTGCAAACAATTGACCTTCTGAagcactgtgggtttttttttaaaataattatgttatCTTTTCTATTGAAATGCCCACCTCCTGCTTGTCTTTTCTTCAGAATCCTATAGCTAATAGGTTTCTACTAATGACTTTCTGTGtatattgaaaaaaacagctttcccatcccactttgaaaaattattgGATAGTCTGTGTTTTCCGGCAGAACTAAGTAGCTAAAATTGTTCTTTTGCTGTCACGTTCTATCCTTTCTACTTCCTCATGCTCGTTTTCTGTAACACAAATAGGTCACTCCAATAGCATAATCAgtattcctttttcctttgtcacTACACAGACCTTCCTCATCTCACCTTGGACTTCAccaaaaagatgacaaaagtaCAAGGGCtgtaagaaataatttcaaaatagtcTCCTTACTGACtt encodes the following:
- the VAMP3 gene encoding vesicle-associated membrane protein 3, whose translation is MSASIPGSSNAAAGSNRRLQQTQHQVDEVVDIMRVNVDKVLERDQKLSELDDRADALQAGASQFETSAAKLKRKYWWKNCKMWAILIAVVLIIIIIIIVWSVSS